One segment of Rosa chinensis cultivar Old Blush chromosome 6, RchiOBHm-V2, whole genome shotgun sequence DNA contains the following:
- the LOC112174788 gene encoding aldehyde oxidase GLOX, giving the protein MNMKKCPTLPHLIVSFLLISTFLFSLTHAAGGKWELLLKSVGISAMHMQLLHNDRVIMFDRTDFGKSNLSLPNGVCRNNPNDKALKVDCTAHSAEYDVASNNIRPLFVYSDTWCSSGSVNSKGRLVQTGGFNDGDRRVRVFDPCPTCDWKEIEFGLVNRRWYASNHILPDGRQIIIGGTQQFNYEFYPKSEGSMNALSLPFLAETSDGKAVDNNLYPFVFLHVDGNLFIFANNRAILFDYVAAKIVMTYPTIPGGDPRSYPSTGSAVLLPLKSSKGQAVAAEVLVCGGAPKGSYFNAQRGAFVEALKTCARIKITDPNPQWLVEDMPLARVMGDMTLLPNGDVLIINGARLGAAGLEMGRNPVLNPVVYKPDNAVGSRFEQQNPSTIPRMYHSTAVLLRDGRVLVGGSNPHYRYEFSNVLFPTELALEAFSPNYLDSQFASIRPTILSPRSQVEIGYGKKLAIRFSITGKIALDSVSVTMVLPSFTTHSFSMNHRLVVLASEKVNAVGNLKFRVQVTTPASGNLAPSGYYLVYVVHQQIPSAGIWVKIQ; this is encoded by the coding sequence ATGAATATGAAGAAGTGCCCAACTCTACCCCATCTCATTGTTTCCTTCCTCTTGATATCCACTTTTCTCTTCTCCCTGACCCACGCCGCCGGCGGCAAATGGGAGCTGCTTCTGAAAAGCGTCGGCATTTCCGCCATGCACATGCAGCTCCTTCACAACGACCGCGTCATCATGTTCGACCGCACCGACTTTGGAAAATCCAACCTCTCCCTTCCCAACGGCGTCTGCCGCAACAATCCCAACGACAAGGCGCTTAAAGTCGACTGCACGGCTCACTCGGCCGAGTACGACGTGGCGTCTAACAATATCCGTCCCCTGTTCGTGTACTCGGACACGTGGTGCTCCTCCGGATCAGTAAACTCCAAAGGACGTCTGGTCCAGACGGGAGGTTTCAACGACGGAGATagaagggttagggtttttgatcCGTGTCCTACTTGTGACTGGAAAGAGATCGAGTTCGGGTTAGTCAACCGGAGATGGTACGCCAGCAATCATATTCTGCCAGATGGACGGCAGATAATCATCGGCGGAACGCAGCAGTTCAACTACGAGTTTTACCCCAAAAGTGAGGGCTCAATGAACGCTCTCAGTTTGCCTTTTCTTGCTGAGACAAGTGATGGCAAAGCCGTAGACAACAATCTCTACCCCTTTGTTTTTCTCCACGTTGACGGCAATCTTTTCATATTCGCCAACAACAGAGCTATATTGTTCGATTATGTTGCCGCTAAAATCGTGATGACGTACCCAACAATACCCGGTGGAGACCCGAGGTCGTATCCGAGCACCGGTTCAGCGGTGCTGTTACCTCTCAAGAGTTCAAAAGGTCAGGCTGTGGCAGCTGAGGTTTTAGTCTGCGGTGGAGCTCCCAAAGGCTCTTATTTTAATGCCCAAAGGGGAgctttcgtggaagcattgaagACATGCGCTCGGATCAAAATAACCGACCCGAACCCGCAGTGGCTTGTGGAAGACATGCCTCTAGCTAGAGTCATGGGTGACATGACGTTACTTCCCAACGGTGACGTTTTAATTATCAACGGTGCCAGACTAGGTGCCGCGGGGTTGGAGATGGGGCGGAATCCGGTACTCAACCCGGTTGTTTACAAGCCAGATAATGCGGTCGGGTCACGGTTCGAGCAACAAAACCCTAGTACCATACCACGTATGTACCACTCTACTGCAGTACTGCTACGTGATGGAAGGGTACTCGTTGGAGGTAGTAACCCTCATTATCGTTACGAGTTCTCAAACGTGCTTTTCCCAACTGAACTTGCCTTAGAAGCATTCTCTCCTAATTACTTGGACTCGCAATTCGCAAGTATACGCCCGACCATCTTATCACCTCGGTCACAAGTTGAGATTGGTTATGGAAAGAAGCTAGCCATTCGATTTTCGATAACGGGGAAAATAGCACTAGACTCGGTGTCCGTTACGATGGTGTTACCTTCATTTACTACCCATTCGTTCTCGATGAACCATAGGCTAGTAGTTCTTGCTTCCGAGAAGGTTAACGCAGTGGGGAACTTGAAGTTTCGAGTTCAGGTTACGACGCCGGCTTCCGGTAATCTTGCTCCATCCGGATATTATCTTGTATATGTGGTTCATCAGCAGATTCCAAGTGCGGGCATTTGGGTCAAAATTCAGTAA